The Syngnathus typhle isolate RoL2023-S1 ecotype Sweden unplaced genomic scaffold, RoL_Styp_1.0 HiC_scaffold_117, whole genome shotgun sequence genome has a window encoding:
- the LOC133148567 gene encoding uncharacterized protein LOC133148567: MVSKDLFAYVNARLKQIKGINLPFGGMSVLAVGDFFQLPPVRQSKPLCVYDPTRLDHWRDDFKKITLTAIMRQKDDVAFAELLNRLRVKEKSDELSEMDRALLATRYTSPEMCPKHILHVFATNKQVDGHNSAMLELLHKDIVQIDADDYKKDKGTGRMARLEEKLNKAGVTRRQFPIKLAFACTIHKVQGMTTSQAAVSLKGVFEHGMGYVALSRVTSLSGLHILHMDERRLHANPQITAALAEMAEDSLESVMPLLHVMPSVDRANHLVVVHHNTEGLSCHVQDIVSHHELLFADVLCFTETHLQGSVADGRACLEGYTMFCRNRSDSYTNCPDLATKRGGGVGICVKSHIAAQEKKYVQGVTDIEFVVVKLEDPLNVLIAAVYRPPGNSLRTFLPSLGNLLRYLEVMEHHQILVCGDFNEDMLSASFKPILDLFRSKGYTQLIATATTDKNTLLDLIFVSRPQCALHSGVLQTYYSYHNPVFCVLTSER; this comes from the exons atggtgtcgaaagacctcttcgcctacgtgaatgccaggttgaaacaaatcaaaggaattaatttacctttcggtggcatgtctgttcttgctgttggagatttctttcagctccctcccgtgagacagtccaaacctctgtgcgtgtacgatcctacgcggctggaccactggcgtgacgacttcaaaaagatcacgctcaccgccatcatgaggcagaaagacgatgtcgcctttgccgaactgctgaaccgactccgcgtcaaagaaaagtcagatgaactgtcggaaatggacagagctctccttgccacgaggtacacttccccagaaatgtgtccaaagcatattctgcatgtttttgccaccaataaacaggtggatggccataactctgcgatgctggaactgcttcataaggacattgtgcagattgacgcggatgactacaagaaagacaaaggaactggcagaatggcaag actggaggagaagctgaacaaggctggagtgacgcgccgacagtttcccatcaagcttgcttttgcctgcacgatccacaaggtacaaggcatgacaacgtcacaggctgcagtttcgctgaaaggtgttttcgaacacggcatggggtacgtagctctgagtagagtgacttcgctcagtggtctgcatattctgcatatggatgagagaaggcttcatgcaaatccacaaatcactgctgctcttgctgagatggcagaggattctttggagagcgtcatgcccctccttcacgtgatgccgtcggtagatcgggcaaatcacctggttgtcgtccatcataacaccgaagggctgtcttgtcacgtgcaagatatcgtgtctcatcacgaactgcttttcgctgatgttttgtgcttcacagagacacacctccaaggatcagtggccgatggacgtgcttgcttggaaggctacacgatgttttgcaggaaccgaagtgattcttacacaaactgtcctgacttggcgacaaaacgtggtggcggcgtaggtatttgtgtcaaaagtcacatcgcggcccaggaaaagaaatacgttcagggtgtgaccgacattgaatttgttgtggtgaaacttgaagatcccctcaatgtgttgattgctgccgtttacaggcctccaggcaacagtctgcgcacttttctgccaagcttgggaaatctcttgcggtaccttgaagtaatggagcatcatcagatcttggtatgtggagattttaatgaagatatgctatctgcctcattcaagcccattcttgatttgttccgctcgaaaggctacacgcaactcatagccactgctaccactgacaaaaacacattgcttgacctcatttttgtctctcgacctcagtgtgcccttcattcaggtgtcctgcaaacgtactacagctatcacaatcctgttttctgtgttttgaccagtgaaaggtaa
- the LOC133148569 gene encoding uncharacterized protein LOC133148569 gives MVSKDLFAYVNARLKQIKGINLPFGGMSVLAVGDFFQLPPVRQSKPLCVYDPTRLDHWRDDFKKITLTAIMRQKDDVAFAELLNRLRVKEKSDELSEMDRALLATRWMAITLRCWNCFIRTLCRLTRMTTRKTKELAEWQDWRRS, from the exons atggtgtcgaaagacctcttcgcctacgtgaatgccaggttgaaacaaatcaaaggaattaatttacctttcggtggcatgtctgttcttgctgttggagatttctttcagctccctcccgtgagacagtccaaacctctgtgcgtgtacgatcctacgcggctggaccactggcgtgacgacttcaaaaagatcacgctcaccgccatcatgaggcagaaagacgatgtcgcctttgccgaactgctgaaccgactccgcgtcaaagaaaagtcagatgaactgtcggaaatggacagagctctccttgccacgag gtggatggccataactctgcgatgctggaactgcttcataaggacattgtgcagattgacgcggatgactacaagaaagacaaaggaactggcagaatggcaag actggaggagaagctga